A genomic region of Haladaptatus sp. R4 contains the following coding sequences:
- a CDS encoding purine nucleoside permease has protein sequence MGTLGSVFVADAIVDWDKKHRWAARDGETEEERTHPLEPFSYRPHDYVYHLNDELVTTALDAGKSVELRDSGASRAYRDHYSTDVARSDPSVAVGTTLCSDEFWHGGTVAEQAQWLVDEYDAGTYATTEMEEMGTATALDRFGLLDRYLSVRGVVNFDRPYDGQSIRESLHDGVEKETFDATLDNVVSVGAAIVDELRAVGGESD, from the coding sequence GTGGGAACGCTCGGGTCGGTGTTCGTCGCCGACGCCATCGTCGATTGGGACAAGAAACATCGCTGGGCGGCCCGTGACGGCGAAACGGAGGAAGAACGAACTCACCCCCTCGAACCGTTCTCGTATCGACCGCACGACTACGTCTATCACCTGAACGACGAACTCGTGACGACGGCCCTCGATGCCGGGAAATCGGTCGAGCTACGCGATTCGGGGGCTTCGAGGGCGTATCGGGATCACTACTCGACGGACGTCGCGCGGTCCGATCCGAGCGTGGCCGTCGGAACGACGCTCTGTAGCGACGAGTTCTGGCACGGCGGGACGGTCGCCGAGCAGGCTCAGTGGCTCGTGGACGAGTACGACGCGGGAACCTACGCGACGACGGAGATGGAGGAGATGGGAACCGCGACTGCCCTCGACCGATTCGGGTTGCTGGACAGATATCTGAGCGTCCGCGGCGTCGTCAACTTCGACCGGCCGTACGACGGCCAGTCGATTCGGGAGAGCCTCCACGACGGCGTGGAGAAGGAAACGTTCGACGCCACGCTGGACAACGTCGTCAGCGTCGGAGCGGCCATCGTGGACGAACTCCGCGCCGTCGGCGGGGAATCGGACTGA
- a CDS encoding cbb3-type cytochrome c oxidase subunit I, translating into MAAFSTSLALTILMGVFLIAVFYFILQVEDWRSYTPTGGGVRQGGEQRTGYEQKPSGVIRWLTTVDHKDIGILYGVLGMISFAWAGVGVMLMRVELLKPESWILTATEYNALMTTHGLTMLFLFATPMIFAFGNYFVPLLIGADDMAFPRLNAIAFWMLPAGAALIWVGFPLGALGTGIQPSQTSWTMYTPLSVQQPSPATDLMLLGLHLSGISTTMGAINFIATIFTERGPNIGWENLDLFSWTVLTQAGLVLFAFPMLGSAIIMILLDRNFGTTFYAPTGGGGPILWQHLFWFFGHPEVYIIVLPPMGLVSLILPRFAGRKLFGFKFVVYSTLAIGVLSFGVWAHHMFATGIDPRLRLSFMAVSLAIAVPSAVKTFNWITTMWNGNLRLTAPMLFMIGFVQNFIIGGVTGVFLAAIPVDLILTDTYYVVGHFHFLVMGAIAVALFGAVYYWFPLVTGRMYNKSLAHWHFWLTMVGSNVTFFAMLFLGYGGMPRRYATYLPQFTTWNEVATVGAFILAIGQVIFVWNIAQSWLDGAKVTTGDPWQLEDEGMLSPEWAWFEKKQETALAADGGDDGGRTDGGSDGTGGEN; encoded by the coding sequence ATGGCAGCGTTCAGCACATCATTGGCGCTCACCATTCTGATGGGTGTGTTCCTCATCGCGGTCTTCTACTTCATCCTCCAAGTGGAAGATTGGCGGTCGTACACACCCACTGGAGGGGGGGTGAGGCAAGGCGGAGAGCAACGAACCGGTTACGAACAGAAGCCATCGGGGGTGATACGCTGGCTGACGACCGTCGATCACAAGGATATCGGCATCCTGTACGGCGTGCTCGGGATGATATCGTTCGCGTGGGCGGGCGTCGGCGTCATGCTGATGCGGGTCGAACTCCTGAAGCCGGAATCCTGGATTCTCACGGCCACGGAGTACAATGCCCTGATGACGACGCACGGACTGACCATGCTGTTCCTGTTCGCCACCCCGATGATATTCGCGTTCGGGAACTACTTCGTCCCGCTGCTCATCGGCGCGGACGACATGGCGTTCCCGCGACTGAACGCCATCGCGTTCTGGATGCTCCCGGCCGGTGCAGCCCTCATCTGGGTCGGCTTCCCGCTCGGCGCGCTCGGGACGGGAATCCAGCCGTCCCAGACGAGTTGGACGATGTACACGCCGCTTTCCGTACAACAACCGAGTCCGGCCACCGACCTGATGCTCCTCGGATTACACCTCTCCGGCATCAGCACCACGATGGGTGCGATAAACTTCATCGCCACCATCTTCACCGAGCGCGGCCCGAACATCGGCTGGGAGAACCTCGACCTGTTCTCGTGGACGGTGCTCACGCAGGCGGGTCTCGTCCTCTTCGCGTTCCCGATGCTCGGGAGCGCCATCATCATGATACTGCTCGACCGAAACTTCGGGACGACGTTTTACGCTCCGACCGGGGGTGGCGGACCGATTCTGTGGCAACACCTGTTCTGGTTCTTCGGCCATCCGGAGGTGTACATCATCGTCCTGCCGCCGATGGGACTCGTGAGCCTCATCTTACCGCGGTTCGCGGGTCGGAAGCTGTTCGGGTTCAAGTTCGTCGTCTACTCGACGCTGGCCATCGGCGTCCTCTCGTTCGGCGTCTGGGCCCACCACATGTTCGCCACCGGCATCGACCCGCGACTCCGACTCAGTTTCATGGCCGTCTCGCTGGCCATCGCGGTGCCGAGCGCCGTCAAGACGTTCAACTGGATCACGACGATGTGGAACGGGAACCTCCGTTTGACCGCGCCGATGCTGTTCATGATCGGGTTCGTGCAGAACTTCATCATCGGCGGCGTCACCGGCGTCTTCCTCGCCGCAATTCCCGTCGATCTGATACTCACCGACACCTACTACGTGGTCGGTCACTTCCACTTCCTCGTGATGGGGGCCATCGCCGTCGCCCTCTTCGGAGCGGTGTACTACTGGTTTCCCCTCGTCACGGGACGGATGTACAACAAATCACTCGCTCACTGGCACTTCTGGCTGACGATGGTCGGGTCGAACGTGACGTTCTTCGCCATGCTGTTCCTCGGCTACGGCGGGATGCCGCGCCGGTATGCGACCTACCTTCCACAGTTCACCACGTGGAACGAAGTGGCAACCGTGGGGGCATTTATCCTCGCCATCGGTCAGGTCATCTTCGTCTGGAACATCGCCCAGTCCTGGCTCGACGGGGCAAAAGTCACGACCGGCGACCCGTGGCAGTTGGAAGACGAAGGGATGCTCTCGCCCGAATGGGCGTGGTTCGAGAAGAAGCAGGAAACCGCCCTCGCGGCGGACGGTGGCGATGACGGCGGGCGAACCGACGGCGGATCGGACGGCACGGGAGGTGAGAACTGA
- a CDS encoding DUF6684 family protein: MSYSPFDRETLLDIVVNIVPLVILGFFFLLFFFYTPYPRNLLYQYLSLILVIVPFALLALLTWVAARYVG, from the coding sequence ATGTCCTACTCTCCGTTCGACCGTGAAACCCTCCTCGACATCGTGGTGAACATCGTTCCCCTCGTCATCCTCGGGTTTTTCTTCCTCCTCTTTTTCTTCTATACGCCGTACCCGCGGAACCTACTCTACCAGTATCTGAGTCTCATCCTGGTAATCGTCCCGTTCGCTCTGCTCGCACTGCTAACGTGGGTCGCCGCCCGTTACGTCGGATAA